Genomic window (Lycium barbarum isolate Lr01 chromosome 2, ASM1917538v2, whole genome shotgun sequence):
CAGCTTGGGTCGGCAGAGCTTTTTATGAAGGAATCTAAGTTTTTAATTTATGGGAATGGTAAAGAGAAGCCTCCTACTGGCTTCATGTTTGAGAAGGAGCAGATGCATGGCCTATATTTCAATCAATCTGCTGCAAAGGTACTTCCGTTATACAATTGGAAATTTATCATTTGTAGTGTGCTGCAAATGCATGTATGATAGGATATTTCTGGTGATGGCATCAGCTTTACATGGATCATACACATTAAAGCAACTCCATTTCAGGAGAATACAagtaaaataaaagtaaaataatagAAGCACTTCCAACGCTTATTGTTGGTGAAGTAATCCTTCCGTCCCGAAATGTTTGCCCCAGATTCAACCTTCAAAGATCGGGATTCGGTTTTAGAACTAGGTTCAAAAAAAGTTTAGGATGAgagattattttttaatataaaaatgaAACTTATTTTGTTAGGATGAAAGATTAAAGTTACAGACCACCGCAAATAGGTAATGGGTTTAGAATTTTCTTGAAGATGCCCATGACCAAATTTCTGTTCGGCTTTTGAGTAGTCAAAATggagaattttttatttttttttgggatcTAAGGGTAAATATTTTTTATCCCATGGCTATTTCACAGAAATTTCTTGTTGTTCTGAAATGTGACAATGTTGTTTATGTTTGTTGAGCTAAAAAGTTCCAATAGAGTGATTTCTCCTCTACCTATTATGGAAAGCCTTTGGACTCTGTCTCTTTTTCTGTCCTTCGGTTTTTTCGTTTTTGACTTCTTGTTAGAAACGGTAGACTGCGCAGGAAAGGATTCGGGTGGAAAGTAATGTTTCCAAGGAAGTACATAGCTATTTCCAAAGCGACCTTTCTGAGAGCACGAGTGATGTTTTATTTTTGCGCTGGTTTCAATCACAAAATCATTAAAGAGATTCTAAAGCACCTAACAGAGTGTAAAATAAAGCATAGAAACCATTAGTAGCTTTGTGTCTACTGAAGATATGCTTAAGATAACAGAACTTTTCAAGATTGGTTCGTTGTGATAAAAATCATAGAGAAGTGGACCATAGAGGATTAGGATATCCCCTTTCCTGCTTCCTTTTGGCTGACTTAATCTTCCCATGTTCGATAACGTATTTTGGAAGCAAAATTTCAATGAAGAAAAACCTAAATTGTATTTGATGTTTATCGACATGTTGATGGTGCCTATCATTTCCTGTAGGATGTTGCTTTGGCGATGGTTTCAATGAGACCCATTCCTCTTGGTCCAGTAATGGAGAAACTATCATTGACACCTGAAAAATATGGAACAAGTCATAGATTTTATGTCCAGACATTGGATGATCATGCTCTTTCACCAGATGTCCAAGAAAAGCTTGTGAGGGAAAACCCTCCTGAAGGTGTCTTCAAGATCAAAGGCAGTGACCACTGCCCATTCTTTTCGAAGCCACAGTCGCTGCATAAGATTTTGGTTGAAATTGCTCAGATTCCATAGGAATGTTCATATGAAAGAAACAACAGATCTTTTACTTCTCACAGAAAATAGCTTTTGTTGTTCCTTTTGGCGGCTGTACAATCTGTTCCACGAGGCTGTTGGTTGTATAAAAGAAAAATTGGTTGGGTTCTCAGGCTTCATATCCATTTTCATATTTGGTTTAATTTATTTCTTTTAAAGTATGAAATACATTTGGTTAGAGTTACCAACTTCTTGTTTCACCTGAGCTAGCTGTTTGGTTCTATCCATTATTAGTTGGTCTATAAACACAGGTGACAATGGCAACTGGCACTAATCCATTCTATTGTCATAGTTTACAGATACATTGAAATCTTCGAGGTGCACTTTCTGTCTTCAGATTATGGCTTATTTCTGGTTCTTGCCTTTATGTTAAGTATCATGCTGACTTTTGGCTTGCAGTAAAAACAGTATCACCATGATACCCTCAAGGGCTTTTGTATAACGATTATCCTGAAGAGGCAGTCAAACGACATGCTGAAGACATTAATCTGTTGGAATTTGATTGTCCGGTTGACTTTTTGAACAAGACTTAAGGGCAAAACAAAGAATTCTAGGTATGATATTTTTAACGAAATATATACAGCTATAAAAAAGGGGTACCAGATTTTCCTCATGCCAAGGTTTAGATTATAACGCCAAGAGAGTGAAAGGAAAAGTTGCAGCATGTATGTTAGTGGCAGACCACAGTAATGCATTGCAGAACTACCAAGAAGCCACGTGACTGTTACTATAATGTTTGTCAAGAAGAAAAATCCTAGAAAGGGAAAAAAGAACCGATCCTAGAAACAAGCTGCTATTTCCTACAGAGCATTTGCCTTGGTCAGTGTCACTATACAACTTGGATAAGTGTTTAGGCAGTTTGTGAGGTAGGATGTCATGAGATTGAACTGATCATAGGAGCTTTTACATTACCAAAAAAACATTTATGACCAATAAATTAGGCATCTATGAATCACAAAAGCCATGATTCATCTCTTACTACACAAGGAATAGTAAAAGGAGAACAGCAATTAGTGTGATAATCAACTTCAATCAGAAAACAGGTTAAAATTAGATGAAAAAGTATGACTAGCAGGTGGATAAAAAACATGACTTCAGACACAGAAAAGTTTGGATTACTGCAAAAAGAATTCCACCTCTCCATCGTATCTCCGAACAATGAATCCCGAAAGGGCAAATCAACTTCAGCGAGATGCCTACCATGAAAGCAAATGCACAAACAGATGGAAGAGAATAAAGTATCACCCAGATTGATATCTCTGAACTCTCGGGTATAATAACTAAGTATCTATTGTCTATAATACCTGCAAAACTTCAGGAGACTATTTGTAACACCATATGCTAAAAAACAAAAATAGGCACCTGCTAAGTTAATATGGGTCGAAAAGTCTCAAAGAGTCGAGACCTAATCTAAATTCAATAACCCATTAATTACCTGATCAAATAGTCGCCATTATAACATAACTGAGTGCAAATATATGAATAAAATTCAATTTGGCATTTTATCAAACAGCTAAAAAGCACATAATGATTAAAATGACTTACCACATAATTCCACAGATCAAACGGCTTTAATAAAACAACAATCATCTCATCTAATTTTGCTTCTCTCTTTAACCTTAGCCAGGTATACTTTAGAAACTAATCAGTTAAACtaatactacaacatatataagtaCAGAAATTTAATGAAAAAGAAATTCAAAGGAAGGAAGGACTTAATAAATGTTCAACCATCTACTACAAAAGAATTATACAGCTTGTTAAAGAATGTCTACATAATATTACATTTTTTTCCAACATCAGTAAATAAGCAAAACAAGTGGTCTCACGTTCCTTGTAATATCTGATCAATGTCAAGTAGAATTTCCCATGGATCAAAGCTAAGCACATCTTCAGGCACAAAATTGAGCATGGCAGTGTATGAGGCCTCTGTTGCTAATAATGGCTCACCAATATTCATGTCGTCCTGTTGCATATCACGTAACATCCCCTCTAATTCTTCCAAGTCGTTTTTGTCCCATTCAAGAACATCTAATTGGGATTGTGACATTGCCATTTGTACTGATGAATTGCTCTGCATAGAGTCCCCTGCATCATATCGCTCCACTAGTTGTAACGGCTCATCAGCAGTACTATTCGATTCCACAGCCTGATGTGAttcttgaaaattcaagaaacccaTGGTTTCAGATTCAGAGTGTGAATTACAAGTTACTTCATCAGGAAAATTGTTCAAGATTGTGACAGTGGAAGTCTCGGAATGACAAGAACTAGTAACGGGTCTCTTCTTGATGGCACAGAGCACATAATCTCTGCAATCCTCGTCGAATTTCTGAAGAATAACACTAGAGAGCTCGTACTCCTTCATCAGCCAATTCCCATCTTTCTTATTATACCCTTTATTCACGTAAGACATGCTCTTCTTGCATCCAATAATTACGGGTGACGATGATGAGTATATAACTGGTTTGCCCTTGTCTTGTTGTTTCCAACTGCCCTTGTTTCCCACATTGCGATTATACTTGGACTTGCTCTTCTTCTTGAGCTTTGTGATGAAATAGCGATACTGAGTGCAGTcgctgtcatcgtcatcatcatcatcatcaccgcAGGGTACTCCATGATCATAAATCTGCCATGGTTCATGTTTACCGTAAACATCAACATTAGTGGTGATGAAACCAGAATCATTCATAACTTGTCCAGCAATGAATCTCAACAAGAAAGTAAGCCCTTCTCCATCTGTCGGATGAAAACGGTAACCCTCTCCAAGTTTCTCCATCACTACTTGATCTCTTTTCTCAATAACAATGAAAAGAAAGGCCAAGGAAGGTCACAGTTTATAGACCGATTTGCGAGTCAGTCTAAGCGTGTGTTGAAACTTTTTATatggaaacttttttttttttttttgggaaacttTTCACTTCAACTAGAATTAATAAAACAGAGAGTAAAAGTTTCCATATAAAAAGTTTATAGATAGGTTTTCTGAGGCACTCGGCAATTAAGCCCAAAGCATTACACTTATATATGGAAATTTTATTTCCTAATCAAACGTTTTTCTCTAACCAAGCGTGTATGGAAATTTTTGATATGGaaacctgtttttttttttggaaactttTGAGTTCAACAagaattaattaaacataaaaatCAATTTTCTTGTGCGTCAATATTGGAGTTAGttatacagtcagacctctctataacaccATCCGCGtataacaacacctctctataacagctaaGATTTTTCGGAATCGatcttttatgttatattttacttctctataacaacattttacttATAATGGCAACGGCCAACTTTATgacagtacgctctttgtaaaattaccctcCATATAATAGCTATTTGCTTTTTCGGGTAATATAGTAGTTAATTATCTTTATAAAAAATGGAATATATATggttaccaataataagtgtataGATTTTGATCAAATAGTTAATTTGACACtttaatatactatatttatgacAGAATATTACATATGAATACATATTTATAATCTAagaatatcattgtcttctataactttatttaatatacatatgaaTATCATTGTTTTATTACAATAAATAAAAGAGCTTcatggaaaaaaaattaatttgatattttaatatactatatttctATAGATTTAAAATGTCTGTCTTAGAGCTTAAAACTTTATACATTCAGTTATGAATTTATTGAAATTGTATTAACTTTCTTAAATGTTTAGTTAGTGAAGTATTCATATCTTTgagatttaaattttaaataatttgttattttttaCAACATTAAAAATAAGAAGCATAGgttttatgcattttttttgcctataacagccaCATATTATTTTAATGGcaaatgttgttataggtgtataacaacaactctctataacagccaaaagatttcggacccaacgatgctgttatagaggGGTTTGACTGTATAATGTACTAACAGATGACAAAAAAAATTAAGGTACTGGAGTTAATTATTTCTGGTTCAATTTCATGTTGAATATCCCTTACTGGAATATTCTTGACTCGTACTGCAGTAATTATACGCACATCTGAAGTAGTAAGCATTTGCTTCATGTGATTCGCGCGTTGTCATAACATACTTCATTTTTGCTTGTCGTTTCATGAAACTAACTAGCTATTattaatacaaaaaataaattggAAAAGAGTTGTGACTCCGTTTGGCaaattaactattttttttttttttttgaatgttgtggaattaaaaatttaaaaggaaataataaagaaaattccCTTTCTCCCTATCAACTCTATCTTTCTTTATAATGAAATCTAGTTTTAAGTATTTGGTGTTTGTGACACGAAATGAAATattatttagaaaaaaaaatatttaagcaTAATTTTCTTCAATATGGTTCTTAAACTCCCATTTTTCAAATTAAAAATGTACGATTCTCATATATTTGTTGTGTATTTTTTTCTCTAACGCTGATAGTGCTATCCAAGTGAGCTAGATATTCGTCTGAAAAAAATTACAGATTTCGAGTACTAGAACGGTCGCAACTTTTGATGAAATTTTAATGTTGTCGTCTCCAAATCCTTTTGTTGCTGAAAATGGTCTATTTCATTACTCAATCATACAATATGGTTCTTTCTTTTTGTAACCGTGATTTTCGGGCTAGCTTGCAAGAACCTCGACTAATTCTTCCGGATACTTGCTACAATCATACAATATGCTTCTTATTCACTGTGTGATTTTTTAATGTTAAATAGATATCTGTCTTGGAAATGGATGGCCAATTTGACAGACTACATGAACTCATCTATGTTGAAAGCCATTTGAGCAGTCTCTCCACAAAGTTCTGTGGTGGAGTTATTCAACAAATGTTGAAACATGCTGATTTTCCTGGAAACAACAATGGAACAAGTTTCTTCCAGACACttgttgtaacaccccgtatcttggaactaagtttggactcgtatcattagagttttagtggaaaaaaaactgaaggtttgaacgttttgagaaaatggttgataggtctACTTCGGGtagccataaatccttgattagttgggaatttgggaaagtacccttaatgaaagttgtagtatgtagaaatacctttctaaagatataaggaccaagccaatcagagatcggagcaaggagatatgatcgtctcaatatggctaatagtaaggcacttaaaattctatagaatcggctaagttttcgatatgtctgccttccagtccaatttcgtgaaaatacattgggaatttgaggaaacttaaaacatgaaagttgtagccctttgaaatatctttccaacggtatattgtggagcccaaacagatctgtgtacaagaagttatgcctattttaccgaacactgtgcagaaccgacacccgtcgcttctcggggcgcgtgagggcgcgtgAGAGAGAGCGCGATGGCCCCGCTTCGCGGACCGATCGCGCAACTCTGAGTTTTTAGTTGCAGAATGTCGCGCGATGCACCCGcatcgcgaaacaggtcgatttcgggttaaaagttgggatttcgcgttttaagttatatttaaccttggggtttatttccctaacacccctagtcacgaaaaattaccctaaagtcaggaagaacaagtcTCAAGCCTCAAaaaccttccaaggtaagtttatcatgattctaggttgaattcaagttcctaatccctttctaacttgagtaaacctttccaactcaattctaacatatactctaataatctaagcaagaaatcattgttcctaatctagggttatcaagaaaaccatctcaaggttcaagaatcaagatttaggaaatcttctccaaaattcaagtctttagttcaagattttggagcaattaaggtatgtagaacttccatccacatgtgggaatctctacgttcttccccatgctccgtttcttgatatccatgaagttcaaatcccagggcattaaacccaacatattggtagcccgtatttatgtacaggaattttgtatctatattcgttgttgtattcctaatcttccattacggttattaggaaccctagcttaatccatgaatcttGAATTcatcctcatgtgttctcattatgtttatatgaaactttatgattttatctagcaagttacaagcatgttttcaagtcaattatatatatatgattacgaactattcttattactcatgaatcaagaacatgtttgcaagactttacaagttatttcatgaaaccatgtttacaagttactccatgaaaccatgtttacaagttatttcgtgaaatcatgattacaagttatttacaagttatttcacgaaaatcatgggcttcttagccaactatatcatgttcatgtttttgggaattgcttagttaaccgagaaggctcagatagcctgaaactacgttgccaccgtaggataagggttgtcagcaaggaggcaacaccttcattatgcagtttggatccttacatgcttattattacttaaatctcatacccctggcaaggtgtgagtgttctgctggtaggacgcaagtaccagaatcatgttgtcggttatactatagcattccccacgttacaagtagttttatatacatgtatttccattgatttactgttttcagactttactcacgtttcatgctcatgttcaaattacattcagtttcagttcatgtcctatatctatgttatgacatgttcttcgtttcagcaggttttacatactagtactattcaccatgtactaacgtcccttttgcccggggcctgcacttcacggtgcagataccgattttcaggagcatacacctacgcagtaggatcacttcagttatcagcttattggtgagccccactcctctcggggttctaTATGGAGTCTgtattagtattcagtttatagTAGTCCAGGgctatgtcctggtagttagtatccagacatgttttagaggtttcatagacagatgttagttcacagagtcagttatgctttcatgtttgcaaactattatgttttcatgatacttcatgctatgagataatttcaagacttattccgcaaattacatttttcatgattcatttaaattgcatcatgtagattatattgttttgatgcccatgttgacaagcaagccatgaggttcgctcggacacatgcaagcaaggcccgagtgccgtgttacgcccaggccatggttcggggcgtgacgcTTGTTCGCGTGAAGATCAGAGACCTTTATGTACAAATTGTTGCTAGCAAAGCAGCAGCAACAGTTGAAGCTGCAAAGGCCTAAAATGGGAGAAAGAATAACGAAAAATAGGCACAAAAAAAGATCATCAAAATATCCCTTTGCTTTGTTTTAGATCTCttccaaaattttatttatttcacATTACTTGTCTCCTTGTGATCTACAGGTCACGAGTTCGAGCTGTGGTATTAGCCATTGATTGCATCAGGGTTGACTACCCCTTGGGGTGCGGCCCTTCTCTGAACCCTACGTGCATGAGGGATACTTCATGTTTTAAAATTTCATGGTTAGATGATTTGTTATAAATGCGAAAATGAGACATTTTATATTTGCAGCATACATGTTAATGGCAGTAATGCATTGCTGAACTACGAAGAAGCAAATTGGCTGTTACTGTAATCTTTGTCAACAAGCAAAATCCTAGAAAGGAGAAAAAGAACTGATCCTAGAAACAAGCTGCAATTTCCTGCAGAGCCTTTGCCTTGGTCAGAATTACTATAAAACTAGGATAAGCATTGGAACTGATTATAGGAGCTTTTACATTAGAAAAAACCACTTTATGACCAATAAATTAGGCATCTACTACAGAAGGAATAGTAAAAGGAGAGCAgcaattagtgatcaacttcaatCAGAAAACAGGTAAAAGTTAGGTGAAGAACTAGCATTAAATATCCTACGGGGATATAAACATGACTTTAGATATAGAAAAGGACTGAAAGTTTGGAATACTGCAAAAAGAATTTCACCTCTCTATCGTATCTCCGAGCAATGAACCCCTACAAGGAGAATAATTAGCGAATCAACTTTAGCAGTTAGGAAGAGATGCCTACAATGAAAGCAAATGCACAAGAGGATGGAAAAGAATGAAGCATGTATACCTCCTTAAGCAGTAGACAAAAAAAGTAAAAATGAAAAGAGTAAAAACTTTGTCCAGCATGCCATCTTTTAGGCATTGACAAACAGTTTTACTCGAAACTTGTGTTATCGGGAGGTAGTGGGTATCACTAGAATAGTCCCGTCTCAAAAAGAACCTTGTCCTCAAGGTTCGAGTAGAACAATATCAATGATGAAAGAATATCACACTCATAAAGTGGAACATACTTCTCCGCTTCAGTTCCATTCAAGGGGAGTATGATAACAATTACATAACTTCGATGCAGCACATATCCACCCTTTTGCTTTCCAATCCAGAGCATTGATTGAAGCTCATTGTTAATTTCTTGAGCCAACTCCTCAAAAGAATTCAGGACAATAACTGATTTGTGCAAATTCAAGGTCATGTACCAGATTCTTGAAGTGGTTGAAAACACTAGAATAATGGATAGTGTCTCCTCATAGAAAGGAAGTAGATTAGTGTACCAAGGAATAGATATTGAGTAAGTGCCAGCAGTCCAAAAAGCAATCCAAGGGACAGTAATTTTCTCATCCAGTGACTTTCTTGTTGGCACTTTCAGTGTCTGCTCTAATATCGAACACAACAACTTGAATTGAATATGCAGCACAATATTTCTCTCCTAAACCCAATGAGAAAACTAGCCCAATTAAAATGAGAGAGGATGTAGAGACAAGAGGTTTGGTACCTCTAAAAGCATAAAAGTAATAGCAAATGTCATTAAGTAAATCAGAGATTTAGTTGTCCATGAACATTTGACGAGGCATGAATATGATCTTACTGTCTAATCCATCGGATTTGCGACGATGGAAGTAAGCTAGAAGAAGTAGAATGCCAGGTAACCGGAAACTATAGCGATATTTGGCAGTAGGTGCAAGGCCCGAATCAACATCCCAAAGGAGAAGCGTGCCAAGAGTTGCTGAAACAATAACTGCGAGCACGCACGTCTTGAAAGTATGTATATCCAGGTGTCGCGCCTTATTTTCATCAAGCCATGCTAAAagcaaaataagaattttttttctctccaaggcAATTCAGTCGCCTTTGGTGCCAATGTTGTTGGGTAGAAGTAAAGGCCTCTTTCAACAATATAAAAGTGAGTAAAAGTTGAAGAACGAGCAACTGCTTGTGCCGAATCAGATTGCAAGATGTAGGGGTTCACACACCTAGATTGTCCGGGATACCACACTCTACGTATAGAGTAAGAATACACAACTCAGAAAAACTTGCCAGAACATCCCTGCAATTGTAGTGCCTCCACGTTCACGGGATAACATGTTAGAAACATAACCTCAAAACTTATTCCCGGATCTCATACATAAAGATTCGACGAAGTTATACGAATGGGTACAATCAAATGGAAAACATGGAATAGTGTAAATGCGATCCTTGGCTATATGAAGTGGGTGTTCGTCTGAACCAGGATCAAACTGAAAAGGACGCAACGTACTCGGAGTAGCCACAGTTTCAATAAAAAATGAATCACATGTTACCTCATAATCCATGGAAATAGAGGCAACGGGCAGATCGACGTGGCTCTTGATATCGGGCATTGTATCCCAAACTGCAATAACAAGAGACtgagaatacaacaacaacaagcccagtaggatctcaccatgtggggtctggggagggtagagtgtacgcagacctaaccctcaccttgaaaggtagggcggctgtttccgaaagaccctcttGAGCATTAaatactatagataaataagataaccaaagtacaacggcccaacaacTATAAGCatcaatcaaatgcagaaatcaaatggcaataaacacatgagcaaaactacaactacgatggtgaaaggataagccacctagccttctatcctaatctgagtcctccacaacctcttatctaaggtcatgtcctcggtgagctgaaaatgtgtcatatcctgtctaatcacctctcccaatacttcttcggcctccttttgcctctcctgaaagcgtccatagccaacctctcacacctccgcactggagcatctgtgtctctcctcttcacatgcccaaaccatctcagtctcgcttcccgcatcttgtcctccaccgatgccactcccaccttatcccggatatcttcattcttaattctatccctcctagtgtgcccacacatccatcgcagcgttcgcatttccgcgactttcatcttctgaacgtgaaagttcttgactgaccaacattccgccccgtacaataaagtcggtctaaccaccactttgtagaactttcctttaagttttggtggcactttcttatcacacagcactccggaggcgagcctccatttcatccaccctgcaccaatacgatgtgaaacatcatcgtcgatatccccatctccctgtataatagacccaagatacttgaaacttcctttcttttgaatggcctgggtaccaagcctcacttcttCGTCAGCCTCATGCGGtacgccactgaacctgcactccaagtctAGATCAAAAACTAGAATGTCCTTTTTCTTGTTGTTCTCTTCCAAATTGGAGTTGAAAGTTTTCTTTTTCACTTGAATTAGCAAATTTTCAGGGCATCAACTAGATTCGTCAAGAACTTGAGTTACCTGCAAAGGCAACCCCTCTGAATCCTCTACCACCAAATCAAACGCGGTGTCAACTTCATGGACTGAGTTTTCACTTTGGTGAGAACTTTCATCGGACACCTGGTGCACATGGCCTGAATATTCAGTGTCTAACACCGCATCAGTTCCAACGCTAAGGGGGTTTGTGTCGATCGAAGTATGAAACGTCTTAGGATGGCCCTCAACATTATTCACAGGGACAACTGTAGCAATATTAATCCTTGTATCTTCTATTGTAACCTACTGAGACATAAatgaacatttgtcctcgatctTCTGTAGCAAAGCAAGAATATTGGTAATTTGATTGTCCGCCATAGGAGACTTTGCATAGGTTTGTTTCCGAAAACGCAACGCTAACTTCTCCTTAAAATGTTTCCAATAAAAAAATTGTTTGTTGCGAAACATCCAACGGAACCATTTGAGGGCCTCACCATCGAGATACAAGGAAGGAAGAGGTAACCAATATTCTTCAGAGAAGCCAAGGAAAGTGAAGTATCTCTCTGCCCAATAAATCCAGTCCTTTGGATTACCCGCGCCGCTGAATCGATCTAATCTCAACACAATTATATATAATCACAAATAGCCAAATTACAATTATGACACTCA
Coding sequences:
- the LOC132628784 gene encoding NAC domain-containing protein 55-like; this encodes MEKLGEGYRFHPTDGEGLTFLLRFIAGQVMNDSGFITTNVDVYGKHEPWQIYDHGVPCGDDDDDDDDSDCTQYRYFITKLKKKSKSKYNRNVGNKGSWKQQDKGKPVIYSSSSPVIIGCKKSMSYVNKGYNKKDGNWLMKEYELSSVILQKFDEDCRDYVLCAIKKRPVTSSCHSETSTVTILNNFPDEVTCNSHSESETMGFLNFQESHQAVESNSTADEPLQLVERYDAGDSMQSNSSVQMAMSQSQLDVLEWDKNDLEELEGMLRDMQQDDMNIGEPLLATEASYTAMLNFVPEDVLSFDPWEILLDIDQILQGT